From the genome of Papaver somniferum cultivar HN1 unplaced genomic scaffold, ASM357369v1 unplaced-scaffold_21, whole genome shotgun sequence:
TGAAGCAGCTGAACGTGAAGAGCTACAGAACCGGCAAAGACTAGAAGTTGCCCGTCAGGTGTCCTTAGCTGAGGAAGCCCGTCGAAAAGCCGAAGAACAAAGAAAATTACAGGTTTATTGAACAGTCTCAGTTAGCCTTCTATTTTGCttggatttttatttatttttgtattactTCCGGGTTGAAGTTATAAAACTATAAAgtaatttttgatttcattttcgCTATAGTTGgaaaagagaaaacaagaagACGAGTTGAAGCAAGTGAGGCAGCAGGAGGAGCAATTCAGGCGTGTAAAGGTATGACGCGCGTAACTAAAATTTTGTTCTTTTCATTTTTGTTGTTGCAGTTGTTGAAGATTCTCTCCCTTTATTCTGCAGGAGCAATGGAGGAGCAGCGCTCCTAGCAAGCGGAAGGAAAGAGCCaatgctgatgatgaagaaggtggtggagagaagaggaagaagaaaagtggGAAGAGAAGAAAGCATGAAAAGAAATCACACTATGAGATGGATGATAATGAAGCTGACATGGGGGACGAGCACGAGGAATATGCAAACGTAAACACTCGTGATACCATGAATCGAATGATGGATGATGAGGATGATAACGGGGCAGACGTTGCTCAAGATCTTGCTGCAGCGGGGCTTGAGGACTCTGATGTCGAAGAAGCGGTGAGATTATCCTTCCTTTTTACCCCACAGTATAATAATTTAACAACCTAAAATGTTATGCCAGAGTTTCAATGCCAGTCCTGGCTAGGTACCCTACCATATGCGCCTTCGTTTTTTGTCTTTGTCCTGTATGAGTTTCTattgttttttgtttatttatttaattattttgtgaAGGCTGCATCGAATGTAAACAAGCGGAGACAAACATGGTCAGAAtctgacgaagatgaagacacaaCACAGAGGCGGAGAGATAATTCAGCAGATCCCCCGAGTGACGGAGAAGTGAGATAACACATGAGCATAAGAAATGTTTTGGCATCAAAGTTCATGAATAACGATGATTCAGATTGAAACAGAAGAAATATGGGCCCCTTTTACTGTATCTGGGGGTAGCGAGTAATTATTACGGAGGTTGTAATATTACGTTCAGAATGGTGAACCATCCGAAAAATGTCAGAAGAGTGCCCAGAATTTTGTAATATATGCTCACTTTTGTAAAGTTGCCAGCAGAAAATTTTGGACTTGATTTTGCACTGTAAGATGTTCATCAAATCAAATTCACATCAAGGTTTAGAAGCAGAGTATCCAGGCATCACAAATCATAGAATTCATTGCAAACTGTTTACCATATGTACTTCTGCCATTGCTGCTCACTTCTTATTTTCGGTCTGGAAAAAATCATGTATAGTATTTTCGCAGATTCTTGTCATTATCGTTATAACTTTCATGCTCTATTTGGTCCCGGAGGCTGTAGGAGAACACTTTACTTGCTTATAATTTTTAGTTTTCACCAAATTCTTAATGAAACCCTTAAACATGGAGAAAAAAATCAGTTAATTGACTTGGAAAAGAGAAATACGAACTCATTTGGAAGATATATTTGCATCCCAAAGTTTTGAGCAAGATTTACGAGCTATCTTCCTGCAAGTAGCCGAGAGTATACAAAGAGTATACCTCAAGGACCCTTTGTGCATGATCAAATATTTTACTTGTATAATATATGACCTAACATGTGGATTGACCCAGTGACCGTGTCAGACAGACAGAACATCCATCATACAGAAACTAAATCTAGACCTGTTGACTCAGTGACCGTGTCAGACAGACAAAACATCCATCATTTAACTCTGCAATCAACTATGACAACCATTACACACAAGGGTCGATATCAATATCAACTCGGAAAATAAGAGAAGTCATTCTAGTTGTTGTCAGGTACTGTTCCCAAAAGATGATAGTACCCAAGATGGCGTTTGTAAGTTTGGTCAAGTCACTCGTTACAGACTGCTGAATATCTATAAATTTTAGAAATTTAAGTTACAAATTTCTACGAGAGATTCTAAGCATCTCAAATCACAGAATTCACGTATCTAAGTAAGTCAAGATATTCATACTGCTGAACATAAATACTCTCATCTCATTTTTACTTGTAGGcagaaaataaagaaagataCAGAGGAGAATGATAATAAGCAGACCTAGATAACTAATATTAATGAAACACAATTATTAAACTAATAAACAAGATGGATTATCGGATACCAATCTTGTTGAGTCTTTTGTAAGTTGGTGGCGTTTTTCAAAAACTCTAAATATATATCCGTCTGTTGCGTGAGGAGCAGCAATACTTCACCAATTGCTTCAAAAAAGAATTAGTTTTGGccgatgtctcaaagaaaaaaccCTTGAAAATACATGACTCGAAAAAAGAAACTAGCATCTCGTCTAGTCTAACCAAACTTCGTGAACTCTCTTCCTACAATCCGTGAACTCTCTTCCTACCAGTAGTTGCTCTTATAGGACGATGAGGAATTTATCATGAGCATTTGTGCATGATCAACCTAAGCCCTTATAAGTGACATGCATTTAGAGAACAAGCTTATTatagggcggcatggtttattagaggggcggcattctaataggacaaaaagggtcattatatGATCATTAAAGgtgttccttatcaaaaaaactggaaatgacaaattacccccattattgataacctagtttagtgatgataatcaagtttagtgttaatgattaatttcactttattaactcaaaatcaaaataaaatcagatttttagagttaaaaaaaagttcggaggagaagaaaaagaaaaacttttgtgatatttgtgaaatcctagattttgattcactcaaccaaaatgagtgattccagtgacccgatatacttctaaattagttcccattagctttttctcgctcaaaattatctaaagtacgtaacgaaatcaaaacttttaaattttcagaagaacttacggttgcaattttgctcgtgaccaaccgtaactcttagttacggttCATAAGTTAttgaataccaaccgtaactggtcaAATTTAGGGAAcatccaatcgtaaaaccagttacggttagtaattaaatttggacaacaaccgtaactaaattacggtcggtaactaatgaatcgagaccaaccgtaactaccttacggttggtgtgtcaacttaacttttgaaccgtaaatcattatttgataaattcttaagacacaggattatttacggttggtatggttgtttgagtaacaaaccgtaactcaattacggttgataaatatgatgcaaatacGAACACtaactgaacatatttctcaaaactaagaacttacggttggtatttgagttaaaaccaactgtaacatcaacccaatctacagttacggttcgtatttgagttattaccaaccgtaactcacatgcaaccagaaatttcaatttgaattttcatacaaaaccctaatttttgatacaaaattaacttaaatccaacacgataaactaaaccctaactggatttttccaaacatttttcaaatcgtcgattaatcgaagacgatgaaattttcagttttaatggaggttacggttgatggaggagaagagaagatgaagaagaagatgaaaaaaaactgatttgattttttctgattcattaggtttaaaaaaaaattgatttgattttggttgatttaaggtgaaaaaggtaatctagtcaatttacatgccctttaggacatcccctaaccaactaaagggacattaTTATCacaatgccgcccctctaataaaccatgccaccctataataagcttgttaGAGAAACAACTGGAGAATCATGACTGGGTTCAGGTAAGAACTTCATTTTAGATGACTGGGTTCAAGTAAGAAATTCATATTAGATGCCTGGGGGTTGGCATAATGGACATTTGATTCTACAAAGGCGAACAGTGAACACTAACATGCAATGTATGCAACTAGTACGCTAAATAACTCTGCAGCCGAAGGAAAGATTCACTTGTTAGTGCGGTCTAAAGCCAGAGTAACCTAGTTAGACTTGAATTTAGATAACTGTTGCTCCTGAAAATGTACAGCCATTGACCTCATGCAACATTGTGGTCTGATACCAAATATCCTCCGACAATGGCGAAACTAAAGAATGTTAGGTTTCACAAGTAGTTTCCTCTTTGTATTCAAAAAAACCTACCTAGGCAAAGTTGTTTACACAGAGGTATGAAGAAGTACATACATTTGTAACTAAATTATTTTACAATGAGCAGacccacaacacaaaaacacaacatTTCTATTACACTGGTAAATAAAACCTAACACAGACTATAGCGAAGTATTATAAATTTTACAAAGCTGGATCTTAAAGTAtaatttacttttctttttctactTTGATACCAGCAAATCTATACCTATGGTGATGACACTAATCCTTTTGATAGAACGAGAGTACAAGATCTGTATGTACAGAGAAGAGCTGTGTGTCCACAAAAAGCTGTCAAGGAAAAAGCGTATGAATATCAATTTCTAGCATTTTAACATTGCTTTCTGAAATACCGTAAACTCGAGAGCAACAAGTCGAGGAAAAAGATGTGTACCTTCATAAATGGCCTATCGCGCCTTGGGAATGATTCGATAAAACTCTCTTTTAAGAGTAAAGATACCTAGAAGGTGACCAAACAATAGACGTTAGTTTCTTATCTTTCGCAGTAGCACTTCACAGTAATTTTCCGGGAAGGAAACATTACTGCATTTCACCTGTTAAGCAGTATTAAGACCAGACTAATCGATGAACTAAGTGAAATTGCTGAAGAATGAGAAAGAATTGGTACCTTATCATCATTGGACTGAACGTTAGTGATTGTATGAGACCGCAAATTTGAGCAAAGAGAATCCATATACGATCTTAGCACTGACAGGAAGCCTTTGGCAGCTACAGTCTACAATTAAGAAGGGAGAAAATAAGAGAAGTCATTCTAGTAGCACTTCCATGAGCACGATTTTTCGAATTATGAAGGAAAAAAGCAACTTGTTTTTGGTTATCAAATGTATTTTCAACTCAACATTGTAAATAACCATACTTGAGTTGTTTATACTATTTTGAGAGGTTACCTGGACTTCGGTGCATTCATACACTGGCCTTCTTTTTGCTAAATAACTTTCCCCGACAAGCTTTGCGTGGTATGGACTTAAAGATGAAATTAACTCTTTTTGCTTGGGCAATTGTGGCATTGTGGGTGATTGTACCTGTTTTCACCCAAGTAAATATATTGTATGAGTTATCTAGGACCAATAGTTTTCAACCTCAACTGTATAAGCAACTACTCAAATCTAGATTGCaaatgtttgcaaaacaggtttcACACCTGGTTCTTGTTAGCATCAACCAGAATGCCATTTGACAACCTCGTCATGACTTCAGAGGTTTTGTTTTTTACACCTACCTACAGAGAAAACCAAATATGATTAGACCTATTACAACAGAATATCAAGACCACAGAAGGAAAAGGAGGCCTGTTGAAAAAAAGAAACACCATCCTTAGGAACAGTcgtgagtttgaaaactcactaTGTACGGGACAGGAGCATCCAAGAAGTCCAGCATGTCATTAGGCAGAACCTGGATATTACATCAATGGTGTAAGAATCGAGATAATCCGACCACAAATTGTTTGCAATACCACACATCAAATGGCTGTTTAAAATAACAAGTAAAAAAGAACACATACCGGCATTAGAAGGCTCTGCCACCGGAAGGGTTGGATTAGTGGAATAATTGACAAAACTAAGGCAGACAAGATTCCCTGTAGCGGAAGACATAGTAGTAAGTTTCATACATAACGTAGTCTATAGCAACAAGAGTGAAAAAGGGATTGAGACAGTAATTCTACTCTGCTAAAGCAGAACATAGAAGTTGTAGAAGAAGGCCTATaaaaaagaagatttttgtaGACAAATAGTCAAGATTGTAGGGTTCTCGTTATGTTATGACTTACGAGTTGACTGTAGGCCTGAGGCTAGTTCAGTTATTTTTTACTAGCAAATCACATGATATtataatgaagtaaaaaaaataaaataataatcatGTCCAACTGATACCCAAAATCATTTTGGCTACAGGAAACAATACATACCAAATTAGAGCAAACAACCACAATTTGCTTCTCCAAGAGCGCCGCAGCAAACATGGTTAACACCTAAAATCGAATACACGATATGTTTTGTTATAAAAATGCTTGCAATGAAAATTAATGACTACACCTACATGCTTGCAAAAAGTAGAAAACTGAAAAACCAATAAGACATGGAAGTTCCATGATGCACATTAACCATTCTGCAGATTCTTACATTATCAAGTCGCAAGGAGCCACATATGCATGCAACTGCCCATATGGATAAGGCGGATGCCTCCTCCTCCGATGAGCGGGCAGTTTGTGCCTGACATCAAGAGAAACAGCTAAGAAAAATTAGCCAAGTCTGTAAAACGGTTAATGAAGATTAAGTGGATGAATTAAGAGTTTATATATGAAATTGCTGAGTGAGGTAATTCCAGATGCATTCTACCTCAGCAACTTCCAAACTAGTATTGCAAGATCTTAAGTCAATGGTTGAGCCAGCAATACTAAAAACTGATCCACCATGCCTGTGGAACTCCAGAGGATGCAGATGGTCCAAGGGTCGAAATAGAAGCGTTGTTCCTCGGGCAGGGCAACGCAGTCGGTGATATTCacatattatttgtaatgatCCATGATTGTTTGCCTGAAAATTAGGAAAAAGTATCTGTCAATAGAAGGACTAAGGGGAGGGGTTTAAGTTGAGTACAATTGCAGAGAAGATAAACAAGGGAAGCCATGTCTAAAGAAAGTTAGATTTCCCACCTTGGCCCATTCAAGAACTTCGTTGTAATCACTGGAATCTTCCTGGCCAGAGGAAGAAGCTTCCTCTGTATCCGCTTCATCTGCACAACCCCTAAAAATCCTGTCGTCGCATGGTGAACCCTGAAAACTGGGGGATTCGAAAGTACATATTCAATGAGAATGTCTCAAGTAAATTGAGAGAGATAAGAGGGAAGAATTGCTTCATTTCCCTCTTAGGAGCCCTCTGTTCAGAATGGAATTAGAATATATAATATCGGAGTACAGTAAGGTCCACCTGGAAGAAGATTCAGAGCTTTCATACTGATGATACCGCAACAGAGGAAGAACCGCATCAGGTAACCTCTTTTCAATGGGTAGCTTTCTCGCAGAGAGTTCATCAATGCCAATGTTATGAGCATCGCTAGATTCCCTTTGAGGTGTGAGTTGTTCTATTTCAGAATTGTTTGGAAGAACCACATTATGACCATTCGCTTGCCTTGGTGTATCAAACTCTCCCACTTGGCTCTCATAGTCGCTCCTAGGCGTAGAACCATCTGTGCTTATTTCAGAAGATGTGATGATTATACTCTCTTCACAGTCATGCTGTGACAAAATACTCTCACATTTCTCTtgtgaatctccttccttgttatATACCTCTGGCAAACCCAAATCTAACACGCTAAAGCCTTTTGTTAGCCATTCCAACCTCTCTTGAGTGAACATGCTGTGGAAAAGTGAAGGTAAGTGTCAGCAATAACATTAACCATATTCGTGCAGCATTTTTCTTCTCAGTTTCAAAATCATTTGGCTTATAGCAAATCAAGCTAGACTGCAAGAAAGGATATTACACACTGAACAGTCTGAGTCTTCGAAACAAGCTGCAAGAAACAAGCTCAAGCAACCAATTTAGAGAGAACTATACCTATTCAATATACCAAAATGTAAATCAAAGAAAGGAAGACGCGTGAGGATGCAGTAACATCGCTTTGTGGTCAAAATCTGACGACCAGCCGACGATCTGGTAGGTTGTTTATCTGAGATCATTGAAATCAGTCCTGAAGGTTTTTGTACAATTTCTTCAACGAGCATACAGCATCCATATAAAGTTGAATCATCTGCCACCTGGGATAAATATAAGAAATTTACAAGCAATTGTTACTGAGAAATGTCAACAGGAACCTAATCAATTGGTGACGGTTTTGTCATTAgacgtaagaacaatgaatataaCCTCCTTAGTGAATTTGCATTTTTCACTATCCAGTAGTAAGTATTATAAGATGGTAAGTATCATGTTCGTGTTCCAGAAGCCAAACAACTCAACCCAACATGCCattctaaaaaagaaaaatggactaAAGCATCAAACATACTAGATTTTGGAACAGATAAATAAGTTTCTATTTCATGTATGTATTACCTGTAAACGGAATACGAAGGATAGATCACTTTGTTTGAAATGTTCCTGCAAATTTGAAGAACATATTAGCAGCTATTGAAAAAATGCATTCAAAATAGAAATAGTCTAAGTACAAGTAGAAGGTAGATTCAACATATATCTTAATGTTTTCGAAAAATTAGTAGATGTGGTGCCATAAAGAATTTCAGCAACACACAATCCTCCAAGAGCAAAACATATTGGAGGAAGATGAAGGAAGCTACTTATACCTGTCCAAGGAGAATTTCACTCAACTCACTCATTGAAGGTGTTCTTTCAACAGCATGAACCTGACAACATATTAACACTTTTTTTGTCAACCACACGACAGAATGATATGCAACAAAACTTCTGGGAAAGAAGAATACGAAGCCAATACAAAATAAACGATGATACATTCATTGACAATATAAGCTTCATAATGCGAAGGCCACTGACCTCCAGACCTCCTGGAAAGCAGAAGGATACAAGATCCTTATATTTGAGCGGCAGCTGTTTTTCTGGAGGGTATACAAACAAAATCTGAACAAGAAAGTAAGGTTATGTTTGTATCCAAGTGCTTCTCAAGTTTCAATATTATAAACTGCAAATCGAATCCATTCAATTCTCCAAGAATAACTATCTAGACTGGCAATAGAATCAGCACCTGTGGTTCAAGGTTTGGTTCAACACGCGCTGAATGATTGCAACCCAAAGCACTTCGCAATTTACCCGACCCTTCAGATTTTCTGGCTAATATCATGTTTTGTAGTGTCTGAACATCAGTGTTAGGATGAAGTCCAACAACTACCATACTCTCGAAAAGCTTGGTGGGCTCCTTTATCGACTTATGATCCTACGTAAAATGTAATAAGATAAACAGAACTGTATTGTTAACACAGTCATGTGCTAAATAGAGCATAATTTCTCGTTTTTTATGGAtacagaaaaaaaattaaatcataGAAAAAGCTGGGAATATCCTGAAAAGCAAATTCAATAACTAACACAGTCTTAGAAATATATGGGAGAATTGCAGGTCTTATGCAGTCTTTAGCTCCACTGACTCGCGATTCTTTCCTGCCTACTCAGAGGTTACTCAATTCCAATGTTATGTTAATTTATTTGCCAAGTGTATGTCAGTCAAGTGTTCATAGATAACTTGCTCCTATAGCATGAAGGCACTTTCTCATCGTTGGTATTTTCGAGGACAATGTAGAATTGCGCACGAGAATTTCTACAACTTCTGAATTTCATTACGCCATGCAATCACAAAATTTCTTAACAAATGAAAAAATATAAATCCTAGTGTCTTAAACCTTAAAGACTTCATCTATCAATCTCAATCTTATGGGAACGTTCAAGGAGCTCAAAAGTCCTGTAGCTGTGCAACACTAAGACAAACACATATAAAGCTCTATCAGATGACCATCACCATAAATCCAAAATTGATATGCTTTCTTAAGTTGAAACCTATGTCTTATACAAAAAATGTGTTGTATTGAGTGCACTTATGGGTATTACGTGCCAACTAAAAACTGGAAGAATGTAGCCAAAGCCAGAATGACAGAATTGTAATTGTCGTAGGTAGGATAATGTGATATATACATAAGAGTTTAGCCTCTATATACTGCATACTTACCTACTTACAAACAACCAAGCCGAATAAAATACATAAGGAATCTAATCCGATCATTTTCTCTTTACATAATATTCCGAGCGCATATACTTCTAAAAGAGAAATACTACAGGACTAACAAAAAATACTCCTAATACTTGAAAAACAACGTACCAATGACAGCGACTGAAACCTTGCCCATTGTCGTTTCAAGCTAGTTAACACCTCAGGATTGTAAGTAACTCTTTTGACTTCCGCAGGTGGTGACCATCCCTTTAACACTTTCGTAACCTGCCGCTGTAATTTCTGTAGTTGGCTATTACTATCATCTTTAGACGAAAAAACAACGGACGGGCGTGGCGAATGAACAGGGTTATTGGCACCAGTAGCTGCAGCTACAACAGCTCTTGCAACATCTTCTGTTGTCTGCATAAAAAA
Proteins encoded in this window:
- the LOC113340321 gene encoding uncharacterized protein LOC113340321; protein product: MSKNESGGSSPGWTAAFFMQTTEDVARAVVAAATGANNPVHSPRPSVVFSSKDDSNSQLQKLQRQVTKVLKGWSPPAEVKRVTYNPEVLTSLKRQWARFQSLSLDHKSIKEPTKLFESMVVVGLHPNTDVQTLQNMILARKSEGSGKLRSALGCNHSARVEPNLEPQILFVYPPEKQLPLKYKDLVSFCFPGGLEVHAVERTPSMSELSEILLGQEHFKQSDLSFVFRLQVADDSTLYGCCMLVEEIVQKPSGLISMISDKQPTRSSAGRQILTTKRCYCILTRLPFFDLHFGILNSMFTQERLEWLTKGFSVLDLGLPEVYNKEGDSQEKCESILSQHDCEESIIITSSEISTDGSTPRSDYESQVGEFDTPRQANGHNVVLPNNSEIEQLTPQRESSDAHNIGIDELSARKLPIEKRLPDAVLPLLRYHQYESSESSSSFQGSPCDDRIFRGCADEADTEEASSSGQEDSSDYNEVLEWAKANNHGSLQIICEYHRLRCPARGTTLLFRPLDHLHPLEFHRHGGSVFSIAGSTIDLRSCNTSLEVAEAQTARSSEEEASALSIWAVACICGSLRLDNVLTMFAAALLEKQIVVVCSNLGILSALVLSIIPLIQPFRWQSLLMPVLPNDMLDFLDAPVPYIVGVKNKTSEVMTRLSNGILVDANKNQVQSPTMPQLPKQKELISSLSPYHAKLVGESYLAKRRPVYECTEVQTVAAKGFLSVLRSYMDSLCSNLRSHTITNVQSNDDKVSLLLKESFIESFPRRDRPFMKLFVDTQLFSVHTDLVLSFYQKD